TCCGAGCTCACCCGCAGCACCTTGATATCGATGCCGTCCGCCCCGGGGAACGGGATCCACGGGTGGTCGTCGGGGTGGACGTAGGTGTCCTGAATGGTGTCGTTCTGCAGCCTGTCCCGCGCCGACTTTGCGTCCATCGTCACTGCTCTCTCTCGTCCATCGGGGCCGTGAACGAAAGCGACGCTACTCCTGCCGCGCCGCCTGGATCGCGCGCAGGCAGGCGGCGGTGTCCCAATAGCTGACCGTCATCTCCACCACCTGGCCGTCCCGGAACGTGAACCACTCGACGGCGGCCATCCGGATCGGCTCGGCCGCACCCGGCGCGATCCACGGGAACTCCACGTCCACCGCGATCTCGTCGCCCTGCTCGAGCACCCGGCGCACCGTGATCTTCTCCACCAGCACCATCGGGGTGCGGGTGCGGGCCAGCTTGCCCAGCAGGCCTTGGATGACCTCGCGCCCGGCGTGGACGCCGCCGTAGGGCAGCGAGTCGGAGATGCGCATGACCGCGTCCGGCGCGAAACCGTCCTCGATCGCGGCCGCGATCGCCTCGCCGTCCTTGGCGATGACCGCAGCATAGAAGCGGTCGATGACGCGGCGGTTGGCGCTGGTCACGCCGTCAATCTAATGGTGCGGACCGACGTGGCCGTGGGTGCCGACCGGACCGTTGTTCCCGACACGGCCGTGGGTGCCGACCGGACCGTTGTTCCCGACAAGGCCGTGGGTGCCGACAGGACCGTTGTTCCCGACATGG
This genomic window from Sporichthyaceae bacterium contains:
- a CDS encoding nuclear transport factor 2 family protein — its product is MTSANRRVIDRFYAAVIAKDGEAIAAAIEDGFAPDAVMRISDSLPYGGVHAGREVIQGLLGKLARTRTPMVLVEKITVRRVLEQGDEIAVDVEFPWIAPGAAEPIRMAAVEWFTFRDGQVVEMTVSYWDTAACLRAIQAARQE